One region of Natronolimnobius baerhuensis genomic DNA includes:
- a CDS encoding helix-turn-helix domain-containing protein: MSGRGPKRELAEKIAGEITLSDDPGATLRKWRTDFDVSQTDLAAELEVSSSVISDYESGRRESPGIGVVGRLVEGLLAIDERRGGDRIRQYGRVLSAGFDSDVVLDLREYATSIPLSRLHDELEATSVTTGDTDHVSGHTVVDSIEAITRLSSEEFFRLYGQSTNRVLVFTNVTRGEGVGIALRVLNPTPNAVILHGLEEDELWEHAQQLARIDGYALATTTVPLEDLLDRLVSLE, translated from the coding sequence ATGAGCGGACGTGGGCCAAAGCGCGAACTCGCGGAGAAGATTGCGGGCGAAATCACGCTCAGTGACGACCCTGGAGCCACGTTGCGCAAGTGGCGAACTGATTTCGACGTCTCACAGACGGATCTGGCGGCAGAACTCGAGGTCTCCTCGTCGGTCATCTCCGACTACGAGAGCGGCCGCCGAGAGAGTCCGGGCATCGGCGTCGTCGGCCGACTGGTCGAGGGTCTGCTCGCCATCGACGAACGCCGCGGCGGCGACCGCATCCGACAGTACGGACGCGTCCTGTCGGCCGGCTTCGACAGCGATGTCGTCCTCGATCTGCGCGAGTATGCGACCTCGATCCCGCTTTCGCGCCTGCACGATGAACTCGAGGCGACGAGCGTCACGACAGGCGATACCGACCATGTCAGCGGCCACACTGTCGTCGACAGCATCGAAGCGATCACGCGCCTCTCGAGTGAGGAGTTCTTCCGACTCTACGGCCAGAGTACGAATCGTGTGCTCGTCTTTACGAACGTCACCCGCGGCGAGGGCGTTGGGATTGCCCTGCGTGTGCTCAACCCGACGCCGAACGCCGTCATCTTGCACGGCCTCGAGGAGGACGAACTCTGGGAACACGCCCAGCAACTCGCCCGAATCGATGGCTACGCACTCGCGACGACGACGGTCCCACTCGAGGACCTCCTTGACCGACTTGTCTCACTCGAGTAA